CCGCCGAAGTTGTGCCGGTCTTAACGCCGTCGATCCCTGGAAAGTCCGAATGCAGGAGGCGGTTGGTGTTGGAGGCCTCATCCCGCCGCTCGCTCCCCTCCCAGGTAATAGTCGCCTGCCGGGTGCTCACCAGGCGGGCGAATTGGGGATTTCGCAGGGCCCAACGGGTGATCAGCGCCATGTCGTAAGCGGTAATGTAGTGGTTCGGGTGTGTCCAGCCGTGGGTATTGGCGAAACGCGTTTGTCGCGCCCCGAGAAGCCGGGCCTTAAGGTTCATCCAACCGATGAAAGTCTCGTAATTTCCGGCGGTGTGCTCGCCGATGGCGATCGTCGCATCGTTGGCCGAGATCAGGGCGGCGGCCCGCATCAGGTTCTCCAGGGTCATCTTCTCCCCGGGTTTTAGGCCCACGATCGAGCCGGCGTTCCAGCCGCCGGCCAGGCGGCTGATGGTGACGACGTCGTTGGGGTCCGCCACCTCCAGCGCCACCAGGATGGTCATTATCTTGGTCAGACTGGCGGGATGCATCCTCCGGGTCTCGTTTTTGCCGTAGAGGATTTGGCCGGTCGAGGCGTCGATGAGCACCGCGGCGTCGGCCGAAATTCTGGGCGGGTCAGGCGGGGCGGCCGGGCTGGCGGCAAAGGCGGGCGAAATGGCAGCGCACGCGAGCAGTAACAGCGCAATAATTGTTCTGGCGGCAAATGGCATCTGTTTTCTCCCCCCTCAGTATTCTCTCGCCGGCCTTTGGATTTATTCGCTAGCCAGCAAATACCAGGGATGGCAGATGTCATAAACGGTTTGCGCGGCCATATACCTAAAGTACAAGTCCTTTCCTGGGGGTGGCGGGCGTGCGCCTTTACTACGTAAATCTCAACCGGCTGAAACGAAACTGTTTATGGGGGGCCCTGTTCCTGCTCCTGGGCCTGCTGTTCACCCTGGTCATTCTCCAGCAACCCGCGACCACGGTCACGACCAGCCACTCCCGGATTGTTTACAAGGTGCGGACGCAAGAGAAGGTCGCCGCCCTCACCTTCGATATCAGTTGGGGCGATAAGACCGTGGGACCGGTCCTGGACACGCTGAAAAAAGAAAACGTAAAGTGCACCTTCTTCCTCTCCGGTCCCTGGGCCGTTAAACACCCGGACATCCCGAAGCGTATCGCCGCCGATGGTCACGAGATCGCCAGTCACGGCTACCGTCACGAAAACTACTCCCAGATGTCCGACAAGACGATTGCCGAGGAGATCGGGAAGACCCACGAAATCCTCAAAGACCTGACAGGCCAAAGCCCGAAACTCATCCGCACCCCTAACGGTGATTGGAACGAACGGGTGCTGGACGCCATCGCCGGTACGGGCTACACGGCCGTTCAGTGGAGCGTGGATTCCCTGGACTGGAAGAGGACCGGGGCCGAGGCGATGCGGGAACGTATCCTGAGGCTCATCCACCCCGGAGCGGTGATCTTGATGCACGCCAGCGACAGCGCGGAGCACACGCCGGAAGCGCTGCCCATGGTAATCAAGGGGCTCAAGGAGAAGGGGTATAAACTGGTGACCGTTTCCGAACTGCTCAAGTATGGCCGCGGAGTGGCGGAATAGTTCCGGTAGGTCCATAAACCCCAAGGGAAAGCCGCAGCCGTTTTTTAAGGGGCTGCGGCTTTCTCCTTTACCGGTTGGTGGGGGTCATACGCTTGTTCAGTTCACTCATTTCCCGGGTGAAGGCCGATATCGGGCGCCCGCCGGCGATACCTTTGCTCACTCGTGCGATGCGCGTCACAAGGTCCGGATCGGTGGTAACCATCACTCGCCGGATGCGGTTATCGGCGCGCTTGACACGGGAGGCCACATCACGCTGGATGGTCTTGGACCGCGGTTCCTGGTCGGGCTCCAGGTTAAGCCCCACGTAGGCCGTGGTTCCGGTCAATACCACCCAGGCCTCCTGCACCCCGGGAACCTTTTCGGCGATGTCGGCCAGCCGGGCGGCGTCCCGCGACGCCACGCGCGGGTCGGCGGGCGTGGCCTGGTTGCCGGGTGTGCCCGGCACCTGTCCGGGCGACGCCGGCTTGCGGGCCGCGCTGCAGCCTGTGAAGGCGGTAAACACGGTCAGGAGAACAACGGTTAGAAGCAGGAACCGAAACTTGCCTCTCGGCATCTTCCCCCTCCTTTCCTCACGTTTTCTTGCTTAGTATCTGCCTGGCCGCGGACGTCATACCGCCGCCGCGTACGGTAATTTAAGGACGCCGTGACAACCCGGCGTCGGCAAAGTAAGAACTGACAGCCCGCGCAAAGGCCTGTGCCAGCCGTTCCTGGTAGGCCGGCCGCGTCAGCAGCCGCGCCTCTCGCGGGTTGGAGATATAGCCCATCTCTACCACCACCGCCGGCATGGTTGTCCCGCGGAGGACAAGATAACCGCAAGGCCGGACCTTGCAGGACGGAGATGGGCGGTCCGCGGTCACGGCCTTATGGAAGAGGCCCGCCAGCCGCCGGCCCTCGGCGGAGCCGGGGCAGTAAAAGACCTCGACGCCCGCGCAGCGCCGGTCCCAGAAGCCGTTGGCGTGTACGCTGACGAAGAGGTCGGCCTTCAGGCGGTTCGCCAGGGCCACGCGCTCGTCCAGCCCGATGAGACCCTGAAAACACCCTCTTCCGCTCGGATGGGGCCAGGGGCCGTCGTCCTGCCGGGTCATCCTCACCCGGAACCCCTGGGACTCCAGGATGCGCGCCAGCCTCCGGCTGACTTCGATGTTGACCGTTTTTTCCAGGACGCCGCCGACCTTGTCCACCGCTCCCGGATCGACCCCGCCGTGGCCCGGGTCGATGACCACCAGAGGCCCCTTCGGTGAGGCCGCGGCCGATCCAGGCCCCGCGAAAAGGCATAACAGGGCGCACGAAGCGACGGCGGCGGTGAACTTCCATCCCAACGCCGAATCACTCCCCCTTTTCCCGCATTAGTCTGCCTGGGGCCGGAGGGAGCTTAAACCATGAAAAAATTGAGACTGGTAAGCGGGGAGTTTACCGGTTTCTGCGCCGACGGCGCCACCAGTAGAAGAGGACGGCGGCCAGCGCGAGAACAATGACCACGTCCAGGCGGTGGAACCAGGGGCCGATAGCCTCCCAGTTTTCGCCCAGCTTGACCCCGGCGTAGACCAGCACTATGCTCCAGGGAAGGGAGCCGAGAAAGGTATAGATGACGAAACGGGTAAAGTTCATCCCGGCCACCCCGGCCGGCAGGGAAATGAAGGTACGGACGACGGGCATCAGGCGCGTAAAGAAGACGGTGGCCTCCCCGTATCGGGCAAACCAGCGCTCCGCAATCCCCAGGTGGTGGTAAGAGAAACCGATGTAGCGGCCGTAGCGCAGGAGCAACGGTCTGCCGCCCCAAAGGCCCAGCAGATAGGAAACGATGGAACCGGCGGTGCCCCCGATGGTTCCGGCCATCACTGTCCAGAAGAAATCCAGCTTCCCCTTGCTCACCAGGAAGCCTCCGTAGGGCAGGATGACCTCGCTGGGCAGGGGGATATTGGCACTTTCGACGGCCATCCCCAATCCGATGCCCCAGTAGCCAAGAGCTTCGATAAAGCGGGTGACGGCCAACAGCGCCTCGTGTAACATCTGAAGCATTACGGAAAAAACCTCCCTGTTTATCTCTCCTTATTCTAAGGGCGGGAGGCCTGTCCGGACAATGGAAAACCCCGGTGGACATCCCCGGGGTGGCTGTTTTACAGTTTCAGGCTCGCCAGGATACGGTCCACCAGCGGTTCGATAATCCTGGTCCCCCCGTCCTTTCCCCTGTCTCCGGCTTCCCTGAGGGATGGCGACAGGAATCCGGCCAGGGACCGGAAATGCCGCGAAACGGTCGAGGGCGCGGCGCCGTAGCGATGTGCCAGCCGGCTTTGACTGACCGCCCGCGCCCTTTTAAGGCGCGTCGCCCCGTAAATCACCGCCGCTACCCAGGCTCCCGGGTTTTTCACACCGGGGCGGACCTGCACGCAGTAGTCATACCACAGGCGCAGGGTAGACTGCACTATTTCCCGGCCGAAGCCGAGGTCCTTCAGACCCCGGGCCACCTGTTCAGCAATCGTGGCGTATTCGCGCGCCGGCCAGACCGTACCCGCGACCCTGGTGCCCGTCGGCGGGGTAGCCGGCCGGGACTCCCGCTCAACATCCCGGAGTAGCCCCAGGAGTTCCTCTACCCGCCCGCGCCCCTCGTTGGCACCGCAAACCCGCCGCAGGACGTCACCCTGCAGGAGGGTGCCCCGCCGCTCCCCGGACCGTTCCCGGCGCACGGGCTTCCATTGCCGCGAGGGATCGAGCCCCAGGCCGACCCGGATCACCTGGGCGTTTAACCGGTGGCTGCGGCAGCGGAGGTACTCCTGGATGTTATCCGGTCCCCCGGCGCCGTTCCGGCGCCACCGCCGGTAGTCTTCCCTTGCCCATTCCCACAGGCGGTCCCGCTGGGCGGGCGGAACACCCACGGCGCTGGTGGAGAATTCATATTCAGCGCCGACCTTCAGGAGACGTACGTGGATCACGCTGCCGGGGACGATCGGTCCGCTCTGCAAACCCGGCTCATGGACCTTGAAACGCCGTCCCGAGAAGAGGTCCTCCACGATCAGGCCCCGCCGGGGCAAGACGGCCTTAATCTCGTAGAGTGAACCCCGCGCCTCACCCCACTGGACAAGTGTCAGGGCCTCGTTCAGCGGCAGGCAAAGGCCGTACCGCTCCCGGTACAGGTCAAGGACCGTCCGGTGATCGCGCAAGGGGTAGTCAAAAATGAACCATTCGAAACAGCGTTCCACGAGAAACTCCTCATCCAGGGCCAGAATTTCCTCGTCGACCTGGCTGAAGTAGGCTTCCTGGGCCCGGGTGGCTTCCTCGATGAACTCGGGTTTTTCGGCAAAGGCCGACAACCTGCTACGCAAGGATAGGGCCGCCCGCCGCCATCGGGCCTGGGCCAGAGGTATCACCTTATCCGCCCGGCCGCAACACTCTTCGTACGACCTGCCGCTGCCGCACGGACATGCCCGGTTGCTTACGTCGATCATCCGACCCTCCCCTTCGGATCGCCGGCGGCCATCCAGTCTTTTTGCTCCCTCTCCTTATTCGCGTTGGGGTCAACCTCTCCTGCCTCGAAAACGGCCGATCGGCCGTTCCCGCCCGGGAAATTTTCTGGGGCGTTAACCTCGGGTCTCCGAA
This portion of the Thermoanaerobacterales bacterium genome encodes:
- a CDS encoding D-alanyl-D-alanine carboxypeptidase family protein — protein: MPFAARTIIALLLLACAAISPAFAASPAAPPDPPRISADAAVLIDASTGQILYGKNETRRMHPASLTKIMTILVALEVADPNDVVTISRLAGGWNAGSIVGLKPGEKMTLENLMRAAALISANDATIAIGEHTAGNYETFIGWMNLKARLLGARQTRFANTHGWTHPNHYITAYDMALITRWALRNPQFARLVSTRQATITWEGSERRDEASNTNRLLHSDFPGIDGVKTGTTSAAGHCLVASATRNGRRLIAVVLHSGDRYRDVADLLEYGFAIPSVTVYTCGEEVERVRVREGKRPSVVVTAGSDMQVYLPPDRGDLQRRLDLPDEVTAPVAKGRSVGEMVFTDHGTYLGRVPLVTAQAVARKPWYARLADKFHGRS
- the pdaB gene encoding polysaccharide deacetylase family sporulation protein PdaB, producing the protein MRLYYVNLNRLKRNCLWGALFLLLGLLFTLVILQQPATTVTTSHSRIVYKVRTQEKVAALTFDISWGDKTVGPVLDTLKKENVKCTFFLSGPWAVKHPDIPKRIAADGHEIASHGYRHENYSQMSDKTIAEEIGKTHEILKDLTGQSPKLIRTPNGDWNERVLDAIAGTGYTAVQWSVDSLDWKRTGAEAMRERILRLIHPGAVILMHASDSAEHTPEALPMVIKGLKEKGYKLVTVSELLKYGRGVAE
- a CDS encoding YhcN/YlaJ family sporulation lipoprotein is translated as MPRGKFRFLLLTVVLLTVFTAFTGCSAARKPASPGQVPGTPGNQATPADPRVASRDAARLADIAEKVPGVQEAWVVLTGTTAYVGLNLEPDQEPRSKTIQRDVASRVKRADNRIRRVMVTTDPDLVTRIARVSKGIAGGRPISAFTREMSELNKRMTPTNR
- a CDS encoding N-acetylmuramoyl-L-alanine amidase, with product MGWKFTAAVASCALLCLFAGPGSAAASPKGPLVVIDPGHGGVDPGAVDKVGGVLEKTVNIEVSRRLARILESQGFRVRMTRQDDGPWPHPSGRGCFQGLIGLDERVALANRLKADLFVSVHANGFWDRRCAGVEVFYCPGSAEGRRLAGLFHKAVTADRPSPSCKVRPCGYLVLRGTTMPAVVVEMGYISNPREARLLTRPAYQERLAQAFARAVSSYFADAGLSRRP
- a CDS encoding DedA family protein; translation: MLQMLHEALLAVTRFIEALGYWGIGLGMAVESANIPLPSEVILPYGGFLVSKGKLDFFWTVMAGTIGGTAGSIVSYLLGLWGGRPLLLRYGRYIGFSYHHLGIAERWFARYGEATVFFTRLMPVVRTFISLPAGVAGMNFTRFVIYTFLGSLPWSIVLVYAGVKLGENWEAIGPWFHRLDVVIVLALAAVLFYWWRRRRRNR